A genomic window from Spiroplasma helicoides includes:
- a CDS encoding DapH/DapD/GlmU-related protein: protein MTREEFIEYTRSNYDIIDMKNEEVAYWMNKLACEAHEILNKINNLKVLDTNKVVELFSELTSSKIDNSFRCFLPFYTDFGKNIKIGKNVFINKNCNFQDRGGICIGDNVLIGMNVNIATLNHGLEKDKRNFIYPKKVIIENNAWIGSGVTIVPGVTVGENTIIAAGAVLTKDADSNSIYAGVPAKKIKSL, encoded by the coding sequence ATGACTAGAGAAGAGTTTATAGAATATACAAGAAGCAATTATGATATTATTGACATGAAAAATGAAGAAGTAGCTTATTGGATGAATAAATTGGCTTGTGAGGCTCATGAGATACTTAATAAAATAAACAATTTAAAAGTTTTAGATACTAATAAAGTAGTTGAATTATTTTCTGAGCTTACAAGTTCAAAGATTGATAACTCATTTAGATGCTTTCTTCCGTTTTACACAGATTTTGGAAAAAATATAAAGATAGGTAAAAATGTTTTCATTAATAAAAACTGCAATTTTCAAGATCGAGGTGGCATATGTATAGGAGATAATGTACTTATTGGAATGAATGTTAATATAGCTACTTTGAACCACGGTTTGGAAAAAGACAAAAGAAACTTCATTTATCCCAAAAAAGTTATTATTGAAAACAATGCTTGAATTGGTTCGGGAGTAACAATTGTACCTGGAGTTACTGTTGGTGAAAATACAATAATTGCTGCAGGTGCAGTTTTAACAAAAGATGCTGATTCTAATTCAATATATGCAGGAGTTCCTGCAAAAAAAATTAAAAGTTTATAA
- the potCD gene encoding spermidine/putrescine ABC transporter permease/substrate-binding protein produces the protein MKKFLKSSYFALILLFIYIPIAVMIMFSFNSGNTVSKWESFSLDWYKTFLENSPFIKSIVVSLFVAIVSTLISIVIGVLAVIGLTRIKTKPAKSWVRIANIPLVNADVITAVGLMLFFVFAGIKFGIFSLIAAHVSFNVPYVIITVLPFMARIDKNYLDASRDLGATNTKTIWKIVLPILTPAIITAAAICFAMSFDDFIISYFTGGEQTNVSSFIYTAKRMQPYINVFGVLVVVAIVIIVLIWNTIQIIDQKTKQTKELIKKGDYKIKQINHLKNRIAYWNKCIEKQNVLRFSWNFVEWFKLKIYGLQLKALNSKNLNAKISKLEWKIARLNDEIKSETRYKTIVTKLKEKKKQIEQKIAKLGNNKKVYKLEAISIKLEHKITKYQKEIDWIKERDELDKQKALEIGEEIAELKSDLAKLSKDNKDVEWYNNKIANLTKKQKELNEGVNKAKLREAIAKLANMNSSIISNIDKKHEQWLNQKHKVFRKIAFAANIDKQIAALDKNAANYQSELDRLNALRSEKNSMIEQSYYAKISKAEDKLNKLNGEISTKKAKYFPDITAEGYVAKRKPWIQKSWKRLTMGILLVGSFGALTTAYIKNNIYDLVIGNWGSYIDPTLITDFEKENGVKINYQQYDSNESLYNKSYTFSYDIMVPSDYMVKKLAQENKLAKIDWCKVTSLQTPNYPGHGQACENKDNNPDFEPTETYDKINDTLVNILNKTQLDQTSEVILNYGIPWLWGDVRMVFNMNNPDMVDLLESKGIYNKETKETDSSKLSWNILWEAADKGFRLTLNEDPKNEFMFAFEKLFGQVQAIKPSESNHNLSKQQQIDIAEQEVKSLLAHRNVGLYGDQLTDKVHSGDFDIAVMYNGDAIYAHSGDYESEGEEGEGENSDNPSGNDENSEAEESANEMRVTNKIEGGDPDLESITMVPGAPAEYEGFESINQKTNIWSDNLVISADNRNLDLTYKFINFIYTRDSQEKIAEETGATVPLNYIVENAPYEGVLADWYKPTDDGDPFDLDTTWDNYLVDKFNNIIATKN, from the coding sequence ATGAAAAAGTTCCTAAAATCTAGTTACTTTGCATTAATACTTTTATTCATTTACATTCCAATTGCTGTAATGATAATGTTTTCGTTTAACTCAGGCAATACAGTAAGTAAATGAGAATCATTTAGTCTAGATTGATATAAAACATTTCTAGAAAACTCACCATTTATAAAATCAATAGTTGTATCATTGTTTGTCGCGATAGTATCAACATTGATATCTATTGTGATTGGAGTTCTTGCAGTTATTGGTTTAACAAGAATCAAAACAAAACCTGCAAAGAGCTGAGTTAGAATAGCAAATATCCCACTTGTAAATGCTGATGTTATTACAGCGGTTGGATTAATGTTGTTCTTTGTATTTGCTGGAATTAAGTTTGGAATTTTCTCACTTATAGCAGCACACGTTTCATTTAACGTACCATATGTAATAATCACTGTTTTACCATTTATGGCAAGAATAGATAAAAACTATTTAGACGCTTCAAGAGACTTGGGTGCAACAAATACAAAAACAATATGAAAAATAGTTCTACCCATTTTGACTCCAGCAATTATTACAGCTGCTGCAATTTGTTTTGCTATGAGTTTTGATGACTTTATTATTTCTTACTTTACTGGAGGAGAACAAACTAACGTTTCATCATTCATTTATACAGCAAAAAGAATGCAACCTTACATTAATGTTTTTGGGGTTTTAGTTGTTGTAGCAATCGTAATAATTGTATTAATTTGAAATACAATTCAAATAATTGACCAAAAAACTAAACAAACTAAGGAGTTAATTAAAAAAGGTGATTACAAAATCAAACAAATTAATCACCTAAAAAATAGAATTGCATATTGAAATAAATGTATCGAAAAACAAAATGTACTAAGATTTAGTTGAAATTTTGTGGAATGATTCAAACTTAAAATTTATGGTTTACAATTAAAAGCATTAAATAGTAAAAACTTAAATGCAAAAATTAGTAAACTAGAATGAAAAATTGCACGTTTAAATGACGAAATAAAATCTGAGACTAGATACAAAACAATTGTTACCAAGTTGAAAGAAAAGAAAAAACAAATTGAGCAAAAAATTGCTAAATTAGGTAATAACAAAAAAGTTTATAAATTAGAGGCAATTAGCATCAAATTAGAACACAAAATTACAAAATATCAAAAAGAAATCGATTGAATTAAAGAAAGAGATGAGTTGGACAAACAAAAAGCTCTTGAAATCGGAGAAGAAATTGCTGAGTTAAAATCAGATCTTGCAAAACTTTCAAAAGACAATAAAGATGTAGAATGATATAATAACAAAATTGCAAATCTTACTAAAAAACAAAAAGAGTTAAACGAAGGGGTTAATAAAGCAAAACTTCGTGAGGCTATTGCAAAACTTGCAAATATGAATAGTTCAATTATTTCAAACATTGATAAAAAACACGAACAATGATTAAATCAAAAACATAAAGTGTTTAGAAAAATCGCTTTTGCAGCAAACATTGATAAACAAATTGCAGCATTAGATAAAAACGCTGCAAATTATCAATCAGAATTAGATAGATTAAATGCATTAAGAAGCGAAAAAAATAGTATGATTGAACAATCATACTATGCAAAAATATCAAAAGCAGAAGATAAATTAAACAAACTAAATGGAGAGATAAGCACTAAAAAAGCAAAATACTTTCCAGACATTACAGCTGAAGGATATGTTGCAAAAAGAAAACCATGAATTCAAAAAAGTTGAAAAAGACTTACAATGGGTATTTTATTAGTAGGTTCTTTTGGAGCACTAACTACAGCATATATAAAAAATAACATTTATGATTTAGTTATCGGTAACTGAGGTAGCTACATTGACCCAACTTTAATAACTGATTTTGAAAAAGAAAATGGCGTTAAAATAAACTATCAACAATATGATTCAAATGAAAGTTTATACAACAAAAGTTATACCTTTAGCTATGATATTATGGTTCCAAGTGATTACATGGTAAAAAAATTAGCACAAGAAAATAAATTAGCAAAAATAGATTGATGTAAAGTCACATCTTTACAAACACCTAACTATCCAGGACATGGACAAGCTTGTGAAAATAAAGATAATAACCCTGATTTTGAACCAACTGAAACTTATGACAAAATTAATGACACTCTTGTAAATATTTTAAATAAAACACAGTTAGATCAAACTAGTGAAGTTATTTTAAATTATGGAATTCCTTGATTATGAGGGGATGTTAGAATGGTGTTTAACATGAATAATCCAGATATGGTTGATTTGTTAGAATCAAAAGGAATATATAACAAAGAAACTAAAGAAACAGATTCAAGTAAATTATCATGAAACATTTTATGAGAAGCTGCAGATAAAGGATTTAGATTAACTCTAAATGAAGATCCTAAAAATGAGTTTATGTTTGCTTTTGAAAAACTATTTGGACAAGTTCAAGCTATTAAACCATCAGAATCAAACCATAACCTTTCAAAACAACAGCAAATTGATATAGCAGAGCAAGAAGTAAAAAGTTTATTGGCACACAGAAACGTTGGTTTATATGGTGATCAATTAACTGATAAAGTACATAGCGGTGATTTTGATATTGCAGTAATGTATAATGGTGATGCTATTTATGCTCATTCAGGAGATTATGAAAGCGAAGGAGAAGAAGGAGAAGGCGAAAACTCAGATAATCCTTCAGGAAATGATGAAAACTCTGAAGCTGAAGAATCAGCAAATGAAATGAGAGTAACAAACAAAATTGAAGGTGGGGACCCAGATCTAGAATCAATTACAATGGTTCCAGGAGCACCAGCAGAATATGAAGGTTTTGAATCAATTAATCAAAAAACAAATATTTGAAGTGATAATTTAGTAATAAGTGCTGACAATAGAAACTTAGATTTAACATACAAGTTTATCAACTTCATTTACACAAGAGATTCTCAAGAAAAAATAGCTGAAGAAACTGGAGCAACTGTTCCATTGAATTATATTGTAGAAAATGCACCATATGAAGGTGTTTTAGCCGACTGATATAAACCAACTGATGATGGAGATCCATTTGATTTAGATACAACATGAGATAATTACCTTGTGGATAAATTTAATAACATAATAGCAACCAAAAACTAG